Part of the Vanacampus margaritifer isolate UIUO_Vmar chromosome 12, RoL_Vmar_1.0, whole genome shotgun sequence genome, TGGATAAACGTCCCATTTTCTGTCGCCCTTCTCCTCCTGACTCGCGGGTGTGCGACgtcataaaataaatcaaccctaaccctatgaaTTCTTATTATAAAAGTATTGCCATTGAACAGGTTTTTCCACTGGTTtagggttaaaaataataaccgTGAAAATATGTGGGTCACCAGAcccagtatatatatatatatatatatatatatatatatatttaaataaaaacacataaaataattattctttattttcatttaccATTATCTCGAGTTTTACTATTATCTATAAATGAGGACATCGGCATACATCTATCATGGAACGCTTTCTACAACGGTCGCACCAGATGATGGTTGATCACGCCGCATAATATTTTCAACTTAAAGTTAGGAGGCGAACAATTAGCCATCAagcaaaacaagctagctagccacacaagtaagattgtaatgaaaatatatatgtttgggacaaatttcaaattattgttgttttttcaggtCACGATGTCCAAATATGATGGCGACAACTTTTTGACATGAGAGTACAAAGCTGACCGCTGCTTCCATGCGATCTTGATTGTCTTGTGAATGATACAAACTCCTGTcttgaaatgtatttcaaaataaaaactttattttttgtcgCACTacatgataattcataaaataggTATCATCGGACAAACTTCTCTGTCAATGACCCGTATAATGCACAGAATACAtaattaaaacagaaaataatgtaatgaaATCAGTTTTTGTACTCTCCACGTCCCTGAAGTGAACATAAATTGTGTAAATGAGCACACAACGTAGACACAGCGGAATAATGTGCCTAAAGAAAATCGATTGCCAATGAACCAAAGTAAGTGAATTGAAAAGTACAAAATGCCATTCAATGTTGTAGTGAACGTTATGAAATAAGATATCAAAGGCTGAGTCAGCCTTTTTCAATTGATGGTTGGATGACGTGGCTCCTGGCGCCCCCTCCTGGCAGGGCGGCACATGACAATGTGGGAAAAAGCTAAGCATGATGATGTGAGAAATTAACCACGTGACTAGGTGACGATCACATGACGATACTCTCGCATTCCGTTACTTCACGACGCTTTCAATGGCGTGTCATCTGCAACAcgatttttccccctcaattgataaaaaaaaaagaacaaattctTTGATTATGGCAATAACttttagttgcagccctaaaacatagtaaatagtttttttttattaaaaaagaaagaaaaaaaagccaaacccCAAATGAGTTTTTGTCCTGCGTTTTCAGTTCGGGTCAGCCTGGCCGTGTCCCAGCATCCGTTTACAAACACTACAAACATACACAATCGtgtacaaatagaaaaaaagcatACGCACACGAAAATACGCAACGGCAGGATCCAAAATCCCGTGATATGACACGAAACCGTGCGATGACATTTCAAAAGCACCTTTTGATGTGGAATCAGGTGACGACGATCCGTTTGTCCGACGCACACGAGAACATCGGGAAGCAGAATGTGATGACGCACGACCGCTGACGCCATCTTGACGGGACCGAATCAGGTTGTGACCACACTGAGGGACGCATCTGCTAATATTGCCGTgaaatgtcaatcaaataaagcgttaaataatgtttattaCCTCTTGCAGGGAATGTTTCGTGCTTACAAAATCAATGGCAGTTTATGACAACAATGAtaatgttttcaaaatgaacatgaaaataccccaaaaattcTTTACAACCAACTTTTGCTGTGGAACGTGACAGTTCCTCAAGAGTTCTGATTGGTCCGTCAGGGCGTGTACTGTCGGTCCAATCACTTGGGGGTGTAATGTCTGTAGTGGTGGGCGGAGCTCCCCAAGGTTCTGTAGTCGCCCCCTCCAAGTCCGTACCTGCCGGCCAGTCCCAGGGGGGCGCTGGCGGCGGGACGCGTTAAACCCGGCGCCCCGGCGTAGGCCAGGCCCCGGTAAGGCCCGTGGGGGTGCTGGTGCCTGTGAGCGGTCGCCGCAAGCAGCACGGGCTGAGCGTTGCGGCCTGGCGTGTCAAAGGCGAACTCGGGCGGCGGGCTGCTGGGCTTGGAGGGCGTCGACGTCAGCGGGTCCCATTCCAGCGGCGCCGGAGGCAGAGAGGAAAGGCCGGCGTACGCTTCGGGGCCGGCGCCAGGAGGCGGGCCGGCCGAGGGCGAGAGCGCCCCGGTGAGGAGGGGCCGCGTCCAATCGTCTTTGAAGATCTGCACGGTCAGCGTGGACACCAGCGGCAGCAGACGATTGGTCACGTGCGCCAACACCAGCTGCTCGTTGGCGTCCCGCCGGATGCGCACGTGGGCGGAGCCCGCCTGGAAACATAGCGGCAGCGCAACGTTAGCCACGTCATGCTAACCAGCCAACCTACATGTAGAAAAACACTCGTCACGCTCATTTTGAGCTCGAAGGAATTGTTCCActttcaatatttgttttctttgaagAAAAACATGTCGGTTTTCAAATCCACTCAACTAAAAGCTTCCAGCCTTTGTTTTgtctctcaaacacacacacgggcaCGTAGTGACGCGCACACGCCGTCCCCGGGGGGCACGAGGCGAGCGCTCGGGGGTCAAATGAGTTTGGACAGATGCTCTGTTAGTAGTCGGCCAACAAGCAACAGTTTGTGCACACCAACATCGCACGCACGCAGGAAAGTGCGCCACCTGCAGGTCATTGACGAAGCAGCTGGCGGAATATTTGCACTCCGCACGTCAACGTGCACGTGTGGTGCGCATAAAATGTTTTCCCCGACAGATGTTGTTGTGCGACATCCCGTAAGTGTCCCAGCTGGGTTCCTCtgctgttgccatgacaacgaGCAACAGGGACAACAACAGGGATTTTTAAAAAGACGGGAACATTTTGCTACAAAAAGaatcaaaaaaaatcagaagGTACCAGAGATCCGAATCCGAGCGTCCAGAAATGTTCGTTTCGAACTTCCAGCACGCCGTCAAGTGTCGAAACCTGATTGGACGCAAAGACAAGCAGTCAGCCAATCAAATCTCTTCATCCATCGTGTGTGTGGACTTACAGTACATGACTGGACCGTCAAATTGGACCTTCACGGCTGATGCCAgacggcagccatcttgcgtgACACCACAGTTATGAGTGCGCGTTTTGAGTCGTAAAAAACAAACTTCACCGTTTGCATCGACCGTTCACGGTATTAAAAGTATCTCAATGTTTACAATTGGGACTCATTGATGTtcggtttacattttttttcctgatgggctTTTTTACTTTGATGCTTCTGACCTTCAAAGAGAAAATGAAGTCTTTTTCTTATCAATGAAATTTACAAGTCGTGCTTCTCCCAGACTTAGTGCTGCAACTTTACGTCATACACGGAATTAATTTCACTGTAGAGAtagaaaataaagtgaaaacgcagcagagaaatcaatgtattcaagtagGCGGCCTTAGTGAacggcaacgcaagatggccgccagtggtGTCACTTCTCCCGGCTTCGACAGTCCAGTCATATGGACGTGGTCCGCGTGTGCGTGTGGTTGTGACTGACCTCTCGGAGCAGCTTGTCTAGCTGACCAATGACGTGAGAGGGCGTGGTCTGCAGGGAGCAAGTCACATGATCAAGTACCACACAAAGTCTTGATTGACTCAACAACAAAAGGATGACTAATACCAATCAAGTCATGTTAGCAACATTAGCATCTTTTTTCTGCTCAAGAATTGTGAAGACTTTTCATATCCGCCGGAAGCAAGCGAGCGAGGCAATGTAGCAAGGAGCTAATGTGTTACCTGCAGCAGCACTTTGCCGCTGTAGACGCTCATGGGATACATGGTGCCAAAGGTCATGAGGGCGATGGCCACCGCCGACGCCGTGTCCACGCTGTTGTAATCGctacgcgcgcacacacacaaaaacgtcaGCAACGCGCAAGtcgacacaaaacacacacgcgaCATCTTACTTGATCTCGATGAGCATGTACGTGACGCAGAGCGAGAGCGCCCCCGCCAGGTTGATCAGCACGAAGGGGTTCATGCGAGGCAGCAACACGCTGCTCAGACCTGGAATCACGCCGCACAAACTACACAAACAGCAACACAAACGGCAACACAAACGCACGTTTAGAGTAACAatgagcacacgcacacaccgcaAATGAGCTTATTGCTTTTCAAGAATATTGCgttatgacacaaaaataaacatcaaacctttcaaaacaaaagagcataagcaaaaatgcaaaaaaaaatgctcttctttcaccagaaaaaaaaccttttcttcttttttttagcttgttGTGTTCTTTGGTAAACCCACATGGCTTGGTTTGATCAAAATCGGCAAAAAGGAGCAGTTTTGTGAGAAGAAACATTTCAAGCACAAGCGCGACTTTCACACAAAtcttccttaaaaaaatgtttttttaaaaagacgctttttttgtggttgatttggatttattttacagatcCTT contains:
- the slc30a6 gene encoding zinc transporter 6, with amino-acid sequence MASMDPTLMSTLSAAASSYHNVADFYPRKLGPKPDVVPSGVTERKVGPLDKPDMVAVHVINVSEHEMPPMHKKKHDAYVLGTIHPFRKTHRSFPGKLLQEFQLVTSDRRSWRILLFGFLNLLCTACLLIWCSSTNSMALTAFTYLTIFELFSLLTCLISSWVSMKKPSQVFSFGFDRLEVLAVFASTVLVQLGALFILKESVERFVEQPEVHTGRLLVGTFVALFFNLLTLMSVRNKPFACVSQAASSSWLQEHVADLSRSLCGVIPGLSSVLLPRMNPFVLINLAGALSLCVTYMLIEINDYNSVDTASAVAIALMTFGTMYPMSVYSGKVLLQTTPSHVIGQLDKLLREVSTLDGVLEVRNEHFWTLGFGSLAGSAHVRIRRDANEQLVLAHVTNRLLPLVSTLTVQIFKDDWTRPLLTGALSPSAGPPPGAGPEAYAGLSSLPPAPLEWDPLTSTPSKPSSPPPEFAFDTPGRNAQPVLLAATAHRHQHPHGPYRGLAYAGAPGLTRPAASAPLGLAGRYGLGGGDYRTLGSSAHHYRHYTPK